In a genomic window of Quercus lobata isolate SW786 chromosome 4, ValleyOak3.0 Primary Assembly, whole genome shotgun sequence:
- the LOC115987102 gene encoding hydroquinone glucosyltransferase: MEQPKGPQLQTQAPQPHVAILPSPGMGHLIPLVGFAKRLVQRHQNFTITFIVPTDGPPSTAQKSVLDALPSSMNYTFLPPVNLDDQPEGTQIEPLISLTVARSLPSLRQLFKSLTLTETCASTKLVALVVDLFGTEAFDVAREFNVLPYVFFPSTAMALSLFLYLPKLDEMVSCEYRDHPELIRIPGCIPIHGKDLLDPVQARKNEAYKWVLHHAKRYALAEGVMVNSFMELEPGAIKSLQVEEPGKPKIYPVGPLVNMGSTRKVDGSGSECLTWLDGQPHGSVLFVSFGSGGTLSYDQINELALGLEMSEQRFLWVVRSPNDKVANANFFSVQSQKDPFDFLPKGFLERTKGRGLVVPSWAPQAEVLSHGSTGGFLTHCGWNSILESVVNGIPLIVWPLYAEQKMNAVMLTEDIKVALRAKPCENGLVKREEIAKVSKALLEGEEGKKLRNQMKDLKDAAARNLSEDGASTKALSELALKWNNTK, from the coding sequence ATGGAACAACCAAAAGGTCCACAACTACAAACACAAGCACCCCAACCCCATGTAGCTATTCTACCTAGTCCTGGGATGGGACACCTAATCCCACTAGTTGGGTTCGCCAAGAGACTTGTCCAACGCCACCAAAACTTCACCATCACCTTCATTGTTCCCACTGATGGACCTCCCTCCACAGCTCAAAAGTCTGTCCTAGATGCTCTCCCTAGTTCCATGAACTACACCTTTCTCCCACCAGTTAATTTGGATGATCAACCCGAAGGCACACAGATTGAGCCTCTAATTTCTCTCACTGTGGCTCGCTCTCTTCCTTCTTTGCGCCAACTATTTAAGTCGTTAACTCTAACTGAGACTTGTGCAAGTACCAAGTTAGTGGCTTTGGTTGTAGATCTTTTTGGTACTGAAGCCTTTGATGTTGCTAGAGAATTTAATGTCTTGCCTTATGTTTTCTTTCCCTCCACAGCCATGGCTTTGTCTTTATTCCTCTATCTACCAAAGCTAGATGAAATGGTTTCTTGTGAGTATAGAGACCATCCTGAGCTGATTAGAATTCCTGGGTGTATTCCAATTCATGGTAAAGATTTGTTAGACCCAGTTCAAGCTAGGAAGAACGAGGCTTACAAGTGGGTTCTTCACCACGCAAAAAGGTACGCTTTGGCTGAAGGAGTCATGGTCAATAGCTTTATGGAGTTGGAACCAGGTGCCATTAAATCTTTGCAAGTTGAAGAACCAGGTAAGCCGAAAATTTACCCTGTTGGGCCTCTTGTGAATATGGGTTCAACTAGAAAAGTTGATGGGTCTGGGTCTGAGTGTCTGACATGGTTGGATGGACAGCCACATGGTTCTGtgttatttgtttcttttggaaGCGGTGGGACTCTCTCTTATGATCAGATCAACGAGTTGGCTTTGGGGTTGGAAATGAGTGAACAAAGATTTTTATGGGTTGTGAGGAGCCCAAATGATAAGGTTGCTAATGCCAACTTTTTTAGTGTCCAAAGTCAGAAAGACCCTTTTGATTTCTTGCCAAAAGGGTTTCTGGAAAGGACCAAAGGGAGGGGTCTAGTGGTACCATCTTGGGCACCACAAGCTGAAGTACTGAGCCATGGCTCAACTGGTGGGTTCCTTACGCACTGTGGTTGGAATTCTATCCTTGAAAGTGTTGTCAATGGTATACCACTTATTGTTTGGCCGCTCTATGCTGAGCAAAAAATGAATGCAGTTATGCTAACTGAGGACATAAAGGTGGCATTGAGAGCAAAGCCTTGTGAAAATGGGCTTGTAAAACGAGAGGAGATTGCCAAAGTGAGCAAGGCTTTGTTGGAAGGCGAAGAAGGAAAGAAGCTCAGGAACCAAATGAAGGACCTAAAGGACGCAGCAGCAAGGAATCTGAGTGAAGATGGGGCTTCTACAAAGGCACTTTCTGAGTTGGCTCTCAAGTGGAACAACACAAAGTAA